Proteins from one Salmonella bongori NCTC 12419 genomic window:
- the kdpC gene encoding potassium-transporting ATPase subunit KdpC yields the protein MIGLRPVFSTMVFLLLLTGGVYPLLTTALGQWWFPWQANGSLIREDNVIRGSALIGQSFTAAGYFHGRPSATADTPYNSMASGGSNLAASNPELDAQIQARVAALRAANPEASAAVPVELVTASASGLDNNLTPDAAAWQIPRVAAARQLPVEQVAQLVAEYTHRPLARFLGQPVVNIVELNLALDALQGHRAK from the coding sequence ATGATCGGTTTACGTCCTGTGTTTTCGACAATGGTATTTCTGCTACTCCTCACCGGTGGCGTCTATCCGCTGCTGACCACAGCGCTGGGGCAGTGGTGGTTTCCCTGGCAAGCCAATGGATCGCTGATTCGTGAAGACAATGTAATACGCGGCTCGGCGCTTATCGGACAATCGTTTACCGCCGCGGGCTATTTTCATGGTCGGCCCTCCGCCACCGCCGATACACCTTATAATTCTATGGCATCAGGCGGGAGCAATCTGGCCGCCAGCAATCCCGAACTGGATGCGCAAATACAGGCCCGTGTCGCAGCGTTACGCGCCGCTAACCCTGAGGCGAGTGCTGCGGTTCCGGTTGAGCTGGTAACGGCCTCGGCAAGCGGGCTGGATAATAATCTGACACCCGACGCCGCAGCATGGCAAATCCCCCGCGTCGCGGCGGCTCGCCAGCTTCCCGTTGAACAGGTGGCGCAACTGGTTGCAGAATATACGCACAGGCCGCTGGCGCGCTTTCTTGGGCAACCGGTGGTGAATATTGTTGAGCTTAATCTGGCGCTGGATGCGCTACAGGGACACAGAGCAAAATGA